One window of the Syngnathus typhle isolate RoL2023-S1 ecotype Sweden linkage group LG21, RoL_Styp_1.0, whole genome shotgun sequence genome contains the following:
- the gsap gene encoding gamma-secretase-activating protein translates to MLKLQPKFDLRRDVEADIRRKEAAVCRVKDYSGAVEILILNTERDGCILYSWKGSTGTTRVGKYDSSTKQNKLLYTFDKQVYVSSCSVNKEETLLAVSLAQNTHGEEHLKPMSKCLTLLIEIHPINNTKVLKAVDCRVKVQFLYPESERGSVHESHLLLLTEDGYVDQYHVLLTRHDGYKVVLANPERLSKMAERVVEDFCWVQWDVHTQRLYYLTQADKFLLRCVQFYDNRNCETVLELPLEMPANAFSAVKFVNLGFDHHYAEKPERVKMEVFTNRLGSMCVCYSRPSRDKAELIYSVVLIHKDCSKTFRVTLGQPARDALRLQPLFIPIGYYVVVYLHKRFLHCINSRQQEMLCHSLFLSGDDADLGLPSKSGKFTVLHKEESSSTAMLDPVGGTIHDVQLSSARLLQILHSPSGRANNMADAQRLAALHCLLLHSGDDPNVELEIIEWLCDNLNVVDSFNQIQEFILASLYKISYQRSLSLDKLLPCSSVFDMKEVPVCLATIPGVLCTTRLHIESVFKSQAKSLQGFWSELQWNTERTTYFEVDPNPRYKTSYIEAYWSKLMAEEASSHMTHVLENTKKVLAMVDTWDLGRKLVPLFQEEDHHQRLLIGLTVEKLRGHLNTHLPRFGKKKIDALVINYVAKLLELIRHMLESVWQKHKLGPHVLCLTQRGGPGDWAVFHFMLRILEATRGLCMPLPPGYHTLLAVLALRCLPRHTFLQYVDHRFLQLTETFVSRLMTDLDNSAANEKLKFSVLKRLPEENRFYHMWDHPVTSVSISRDYVKNLLGRHNKNKGFAFTGRDNTSFGAEFLPLAYLAKVLSNIEEQALNPFEEQGNVDATFVEETALKQTLILLGFEGK, encoded by the exons AAACTGCAGCCGAAGTTTGACCTGCGCAGAGATGTGGAGGCTGATATTCGGAGGAAGGAGGCGGCGGTGTGCAGGGTGAAAG ACTACTCAGGAGCGGTGGAAATTTTGATCCTCAACACTGAGAGAGATGGGTGCATCCTTTACTCCTGGAAG GGATCAACAGGGACCACCAGAGTCGGGAAATATGACTCGAGCACGAAGCAGAATAAG CTCCTTTACACTTTCGACAAGCAGGTTTATGTCAGCAGCTGCTCCGTAAACAAGGAGGAGACGTTATTAG CTGTTAGCTTGGCGCAAAACACCCATGGCGAGGAGCACCTGAAACCAA TGTCTAAGTGCTTGACGCTCCTGATTGAGATCCATCCAATCAACAACACCAAGGTCTTAAAGGCGGTCGACTGCAGGGTCAAAGTTCAG TTCCTCTATCCCGAAAGCGAGCGTGGATCAGTGCACGAGAGCCACCTGTTGCTTTTAACTGAGGACGGAT ATGTGGATCAGTACCACGTCCTGCTTACCAGACACGACGGTTACAAAGTG GTGCTGGCCAATCCCGAGCGTTTATCGAAGATGGCCGAGCGGGTGGTGGAGGATTTTTGCTGGGTCCAATGGGACGTGCACACGCAGAGGCTGTACTATCTCACCCAGGCG GACAAGTTCCTGCTGCGATGTGTGCAGTTCTACGACAATCGTAATTGCGAAACTGTG TTGGAGCTCCCATTGGAGATGCCGGCTAATGCTTTCAGCGCCGTCAA atTTGTGAACCTCGGTTTCGACCACCATTACGCGGAGAAGCCCGAGCGAGTCAAGATGGAAGTATTCACAAACCGATTAG GAAGCATGTGCGTGTGCTACAGCCGACCCTCTCGCGACAAAGCCGAGCTCATCTATTCCGTGGTTCTGATCCACAAAG actgcAGCAAGACTTTCCGGGTCACTTTGGGTCAGCCCGCTCGGGACGCCCTGCGGCTCCAGCCGCTTTTCATCCCTATAG GTTACTACGTGGTGGTGTATCTGCATAAGCGCTTCCTGCACTGCATCAACAGCAGGCAGCAGGAGATGCTGTGCCACTCGCTCTTCCTGTCTG GAGATGACGCCGACTTGGGCCTACCGTCAAAGTCCGGAAAGTTCACCGTACTGCACAAAGAGGAGTCGTCAAGCACGGCCATGTTGGACCCGGTAGGCGGGACTATCCACGATGTCCAACTCAGCTCCGCCCGCCTTCTGCAAATCCTCCACTCACCATCTGG GAGAGCCAACAACATGGCCGACGCTCAACGCCTGGCCGCCCTTCACTGCCTGCTTCTTCACAGCGGAGATGACCCAAACGTGGAGCTGGAG ATTATTGAGTGGCTGTGTGACAATTTAAACGTTGTAGACTCTTTCAACCAGATTCAGGAGTTCATTCTAG catcTTTATACAAAATAAGCTACCAGAGGTCACTCAGCCTGGATAAACTTCTGCCTTGCTCCTCGGTGTTTGACATGAAG GAGGTACCGGTGTGTCTGGCGACGATCCCCGGCGTGCTTTGCACGACTCGATTGCATATCGAGTCGGTTTTCAAAAGCCAG gccAAGAGTCTCCAGGGCTTCTGGTCCGAGCTGCAGTGGAACACAGAAAGGACAACATATTTTGAAGTGGATCCCAACCCCAGATACAAAACGTCTTATATTGAAGCATACTGGAGCAAACTT ATGGCTGAGGAAGCATCTAGTCACATGACTCATGTGTTGGAGAACACTAAGAA ggtccTTGCCATGGTGGACACTTGGGATCTTG gtagGAAGCTGGTGCCACTTTTCCAAGAGGAGGACCACCACCAGAGGTTGCTCATAGGCCtg ACGGTGGAGAAGCTGCGAGGGCATCTGAACACGCACCTGCCTCGCTTTGGCAAGAAGAAGATCGATGCCCTGGTTATCAACTATGTAGCCAAACTG ctggAGCTGATCAGACACATGCTGGAGTCAGTCTGGCAGAAGCACAAGCTGGGCCCTCATGTTCTGTGCTT AACACAACGGGGCGGTCCAGGCGATTGGGCCGTCTTTCACTTCATGCTTCGGATCCTGGAAGCCACTCGGGGTCTCTGCATGCCCCTCCCACCTG GCTATCACACTCTGCTAGCGGTGTTAGCTTTGCGTTGCCTCCCTCGTCACACTTTCCTACAGTACGTCGACCACCGGTTCCTGCAGCTGACGGAAACCTTCGTGTCTCGACTCATGACAG ATTTGGACAACAGCGCGGCCAACGAGAAACTCAAGTTCAGTGTATTAAAACGACTTCCCGAG GAAAACAGATTCTACCATATGTGGGATCATCCTGTCACTTCGGTTTCCATCTCCAGAGATTACGTCAAGAATCTGTTGGGgagacacaacaaaaacaag gGATTTGCTTTCACGGGCAGAGACAACACGAGTTTCGGAGCAGAGTTCCTGCCTCTGGCGTACCTGGCCAAAGTGCTTTCTAATATCGAGGAGCAAG CTCTGAATCCCTTCGAGGAGCAGGGGAACGTGGACGCCACGTTTGTGGAGGAGACGGCTCTGAAACAGACACTCATTCTGCTAGGCTttgagggaaaataa
- the ccdc146 gene encoding coiled-coil domain-containing protein 146, which translates to MQNKVEEEDPPLVAIATDASLLETPSARSTFQLLDQMLSQGKMSQSKVDKLKSIYGELSEEIKSAQDSEGRLLEEVKRLRAELRRLQVDAERNEGFSEEPTSETGKLRQELLRAFAELKAAEDRDYVTQQKLKWLREEKRCLLKESNIASKLDIPQELESTTVTLQDKYEKLKKEVAQRQMEIRNLKEDMETYQTQTLKEEKDLEEVKKIIQIKEAEKTRLLAAPEQILKEIGEKRTKREAAVKTLGAMDAQLAQIKLQMKEVEEQNDLLRVQKKELAKEMEGLQARVEATQRKCSDMQKEHEVIREEEAELIGRSGILEMKLQSITCEHKLLCETRSVQLKEKKRQMQDLKRMERTLATATERLKHTQSTCVDMQAQLEALRKRGPNVTQRTTLQKEVDALKVRVAKQLSRADKTSQKQQQSGIIQALLRESDSLREELHHLRCLTYIKAEERGQKHREMLRAQQMKQHIQEELREKELIVMQYSKLSAMLQRRVLQYGELYDVITEEKNKYVKLKQIASQTIAELTEQAMVLENELEIRKNIVTEKDSLLSKAQKKVSNCCKIREKLRNNINKVAWQRRQVNQEFEDNEAELHRLREVISLQEQALIDLGKNQEGAVQRRNFLGIQLLEHEEVLFDYQEKVNSQEAAIAEGNEAMEILEKEERELKVAIGEAKRQIGFKKKEMLVQKKMEEELIMLQLEMLEVRDKTLDNLTKTADYKTLKGTDASSPELVKKIEKLEVSLAERDRQLLEKELLVEQVTRLSDDLREQNANCKHDKLSLSKKLNELRSHIIETSRRLMAASAEVSMKQAAVLCLQQEVKEKELQMDRCQRRLEQGLPPCPEMEEEWRKMLRDKKRRQRDKEERDRLADGDEWKRLPNGQYTTAESRPDAYIPHADALPLPKPYGSQAPFKPPQPGANMRHIRKPTHLKPLEEENIK; encoded by the exons ATGCAGAATAAAGTTGAGGAGGAGGACCCCCCTCTTGTCGCCATAGCAACTGATGCTTCCCTTTTAGAGACACCATCTGCTCGGTCTACTTTTCAACTTCTGGATCAG ATGCTATCACAAGGCAAAATGAGTCAAAGCAAAGTGGACAAGTTGAAATCGATCTACGGGGAACTCAGTGAAGAAATCAAGAG TGCCCAGGATTCCGAGGGCCGACTTTTGGAAGAGGTCAAGAGGCTTCGCGCCGAGCTGAGGCGGCTTCAAGTTGACGCGGAGAGAAACGAAGGCTTCTCGGAGGAGCCCACGAGTGAGACAGGCAAGCTAAGGCAGGAGCTCCTACGGGCATTCGCCGAGCTGAAAGCGGCCGAGGATCGAGACTACGTGACGCAGCAGAAGCTGAAGTG GCTCCGGGAAGAGAAGCGATGTCTGTTGAAGGAGAGCAACATCGCGTCGAAACTCGAC ATTCCGCAGGAACTCGAAAGCACCACGGTGACCTTGCAAGACAAatatgaaaaattaaaaaaagaagtggcCCAGAGACAGATGGagatcag AAATCTCAAGGAAGACATGGAGACCTACCAAACCCAAACACTCAAAGAAGAGAAGGATCTGGAAGAAGTGAAAAAAATCATACAAATAAAAGAG GCGGAGAAAACTCGACTCCTCGCCGCACCTGAGCAGATTTTAAAGGAGATCGGAGAGAAACGTACCAAGAGGGA AGCTGCAGTAAAGACTTTGGGAGCGATGGACGCCCAGTTGGCCCAAATTAAACTGCAAATGAAAGAAGTGGAGGAACAAAATGACCTCCTCAGGGTACAAAAGAAGGAGCTGGCTAAGGAGATGGAAGGTCTTCAGGCACGAGTGGAGGCTACACAGAGGAAATGTAGTGACATGCAGAAGGAACATGAGGTCATCAGGGAGGAGGAAGCTGAGCTGATCGGACGCAG CGGGATCCTGGAAATGAAGTTGCAAAGTATTACGTGTGAGCACAAGCTGCTTTGCGAGACTCGGTCTGTGCAgctcaaagagaaaaaaag GCAGATGCAAGACCTCAAGAGGATGGAGCGAACGCTGGCCACGGCCACTGAGCGGCTCAAACACACGCAATCTACCTGCGTTGACATGCAAGCACAG TTGGAGGCTCTTCGGAAAAGAGGGCCTAATGTCACGCAGAGGACGACGCTTCAGAAGGAAGTGGATGCTCTCAAAGTGAGGGTTGCAAAACAG CTATCAAGAGCCGACAAGACGagccagaagcagcagcagtctGGGATCATTCAGGCGCTGCTGAGAGAATCGGACAGCCTGAGAGAAGAACTGCATCACCTCCGATGTTTGACATACATCAAAGCTGAAGAGAGGGGCCAGAAGCACCGTGAGATGCTCCGAGCTCAG CAAATGAAGCAGCACATCCAAGAGGAACTTCGAGAGAAGGAGCTCATCGTGATGCAGTACAGCAAGCTGAGCGCCATGCTGCAGCGAAG AGTGCTACAGTATGGCGAACTTTACGACGTGATCACAGAGGAGAAAAATAAGTATGTCAAGCTGAAGCAGATCGCCTCGCAGACTATCGCCGAGTTGACGGAACAGGCAATGGTGCTGGAAAATGAGCTGGAGATCCGGAAGAATATCGTCACGGAGAAGGACAG tttGCTTTCCAAAGCTCAAAAGAAGGTCTCCAATTGCTGCAAAATACGAGAGAAGCTACGCAACAATATCAACAAG GTTGCTTGGCAAAGACGTCAGGTCAACCAAGAGTTCGAGGACAACGAAGCGGAGTTACACAGACTCAGGGAAGTGATCAGTCTTCAGGAGCAAGCTCTAATCGACCTCGGCAAGAACCAGGAAGGAGCCGTTCAGCGTCGCAATTTTCT CGGTATTCAGCTGCTGGAGCACGAGGAGGTGTTGTTCGACTACCAAGAGAAGGTCAACTCGCAGGAGGCGGCCATCGCCGAGGGCAACGAGGCAATGGAAATCTTGGAGaaggaagagagagagttgaaggtGGCCATCGGCGAGGCGAAGAGACAGATTGGCTTTAAGAAGAAGGAAATGCTGGTTCAGaagaagatggaggaggagcTCATTATGCTGCAGCTCGAG ATGTTAGAAGTCCGGGACAAGACGCTCGATAATCTGACAAAAACAGCCGATTACAAAACGCTTAAAGGCACCGATGCTTCGTCTCCTGAACTGGTCAAGAAGATCGAGAAG TTAGAGGTCAGCCTTGCCGAAAGGGACAGGCAACTTTTGGAGAAAGAGCTCCTGGTGGAGCAGGTGACGCGTCTCTCGGACGATCTCCGAGAACAGAACGCCAACTGCAAACACGACAAACTGTCGCTATCCAAGAAG CTGAACGAACTACGAAGCCACATCATCGAAACCAGCCGCCGCTTGATGGCCGCGTCTGCAGAAGTCTCCATGAAGCAGGCCGCCGTTTTATGCCTCCAGCAGGAAGTCAAAGAGAAAGAGCTTCAG ATGGACAGATGTCAGAGGCGCTTGGAGCAAGGCCTGCCGCCTTGCCCCGAGATGGAAGAAGAATGGAGGAAGATGCTCCGGGACAAAAAGAGGAGACAGAGAGACAAAGAGGAGCGAGATCGG CTGGCAGACGGCGACGAGTGGAAGCGTTTGCCCAACGGACAGTACACCACGGCGGAGAGCCGACCCGATGCCTACATCCCCCACGCCGATGCTCTACCTCTACCCAAACCTTACGGCTCTCAAGCCCCTTTCAAGCCCCCCCAACCAGGTGCCAACATGAGACACATCCGCAAACCCACACATCTCAAACCcttagaagaagaaaatataaaataa
- the fgl2a gene encoding fibrinogen-like 2a, with translation MRTLLVWTVLLLTATCHAVVDFPGSSHQKWDSRGDSDTSCAIKLRPSGQCGGSGAEEGEECPYQVTLPPLTIQLPKQFRLLEKTMKELQNLKEVVNKLKSSCQECSGARGSVIYGHQQADQGQTKDVDPSRQDVQSGSSQEERDNGMVSGGNVEGGLGHHFGKITPGPSNMQEMQVKLNRMSVSLRNARNQISTLQGRMEGLNLLNMDNVQSMVDRRVENITGVVNKLSTTCTAQCAVQNTPQFILAPRDCSDYNVLETRKNGVYRITPDPRNGTFEAYCDMESFGGGWTVIQQRLDGSVSFNRTWNEYKKGFGNLRGEFWLGNDHIHLLTKAKDMTLRIELEDFEGVREYAKYDQFYVANDFLRYRLSISGYSGTAGNAITFNKHFNHDQKFFSTPDRDNDMYPSGNCGAYYSSGWWFDACMSANLNGKYYHKRYKGVRNGIFWGTWHNMSTEYYPTNYRQAFKTVKMMIRPKNYAP, from the exons ATGAGGACTCTCCTAGTTTGGACCGTTCTCCTGCTCACGGCCACCTGCCATGCGGTGGTGGACTTCCCCGGTAGTTCGCACCAGAAGTGGGACTCGAGAGGAGACTCTGACACCTCCTGTGCCATCAAGCTGAGACCTTCAGGCCAATGCGGGGGTTCCGGGGCGGAAGAAGGTGAGGAGTGCCCCTACCAGGTGACCCTGCCTCCTCTCACCATCCAGCTCCCCAAGCAGTTCAGATTACTCGAGAAGACCATGAAGGAGCTGCAGAACCTCAAGGAGGTGGTGAACAAGCTGAAGAGCAGCTGCCAGGAGTGCAGTGGTGCTCGAGGGAGCGTAATCTACGGGCACCAGCAGGCAGACCAGGGACAGACAAAAGATGTGGACCCAAGTAGACAGGACGTTCAAAGCGGGTCCAGTCAAGAAGAAAGGGACAATGGGATGGTGTCCGGAGGTAACGTGGAAGGTGGACTGGGACatcattttgggaaaatcacACCTGGTCCAAGCAATATGCAGGAGATGCAG GTGAAGCTGAACAGGATGTCAGTGAGCCTTCGCAACGCCAGGAACCAAATCTCCACCTTGCAAGGTCGCATGGAAGGCCTCAACCTCCTCAACATGGACAACGTGCAATCCATGGTGGACAGACGAGTGGAAAACATCACCGGGGTGGTCAACAAACTGAGCACCACCTGCACGGCGCAGTGTGCCGTACAAAACACGCCACAat TCATTTTAGCTCCTCGAGACTGTTCGGACTACAATGTGCTGGAGACACGGAAGAACGGGGTCTATCGTATCACCCCCGACCCCCGCAATGGAACCTTTGAGGCCTATTGTGACATGGAGTCTTTCGGAGGCGGCTGGACGGTTATCCAGCAGCGACTCGACGGTTCTGTCAGCTTCAACCGGACCTGGAATGAATACAAGAAGGGCTTCGGGAACCTCAG AGGCGAGTTCTGGCTAGGCAATGACCACATCCATCTTCTGACAAAAGCTAAAGACATGACGCTACGGATTGAGCTGGAGGACTTCGAGGGTGTACGGGAGTACGCCAAGTATGACCAGTTCTACGTAGCCAACGATTTCCTACGATACCGACTGTCCATCAGTGGATACAG CGGGACGGCCGGGAACGCCATCACCTTCAACAAGCACTTCAACCACGATCAAAAGTTCTTCTCCACCCCGGATCGAGATAACGACATGTACCCGTCGGGAAATTGCGGCGCCTACTACAGCTCCGGCTGGTGGTTTGACGCCTGCATGTCGGCCAACCTCAACGGCAAGTACTACCACAAGAGGTACAAGGGGGTCAGGAACGGGATCTTCTGGGGGACTTGGCATAACATGTCGACGGAGTACTACCCGACCAACTACAGGCAGGCCTTCAAGACGGTCAAGATGATGATACGGCCTAAGAATTACGCTCCGTAA